In one window of Desulforhabdus amnigena DNA:
- the drmC gene encoding DISARM system phospholipase D-like protein DrmC, with amino-acid sequence MNELWQIIAELGLELHPDRVAAIASKIESLGSVEQFALVKPVFGPNADKSMIGRLDAAWREANQVRPGELAAALRGASATAALHERHGSVEMVWTGPSTGMVPVRHTEQVLCEVIESARNRLFVVSFVAYEVSSIIKALQDAAGRQVQVDILMESSTDRGGKVTVDSFKTMKTAVPSANLYVWHVGNGEKGVSDPTGSVHAKCAVSDGKLAFITSANLSTAAMERNMELGVLVRGGHLPDELHRHLEALVATETVERI; translated from the coding sequence ATGAATGAACTATGGCAGATCATCGCGGAGCTCGGCTTGGAACTGCACCCTGATCGTGTGGCGGCAATCGCTTCGAAAATCGAGTCGTTGGGATCGGTCGAACAGTTCGCACTGGTCAAGCCGGTCTTCGGTCCCAATGCGGACAAGTCCATGATCGGCCGGTTGGACGCCGCCTGGCGTGAAGCCAACCAGGTGCGTCCAGGCGAGTTGGCCGCGGCCTTGCGCGGGGCTTCGGCCACCGCGGCGCTCCATGAGCGGCATGGTTCCGTGGAAATGGTGTGGACAGGGCCTTCGACGGGAATGGTACCCGTCCGACACACGGAACAGGTGCTCTGTGAGGTTATCGAGTCCGCACGCAACCGGCTGTTTGTCGTTAGCTTCGTCGCATACGAGGTGTCATCGATAATCAAGGCACTGCAGGATGCGGCAGGCCGTCAGGTCCAGGTGGACATCCTTATGGAATCCTCGACCGACCGTGGCGGAAAGGTAACGGTCGATTCCTTCAAGACGATGAAGACCGCCGTTCCCTCCGCGAATCTTTACGTTTGGCATGTCGGAAACGGGGAAAAAGGCGTCTCCGACCCCACGGGGTCTGTGCATGCGAAGTGCGCGGTTTCGGACGGAAAGTTGGCCTTCATCACCAGCGCGAACCTGAGTACGGCGGCCATGGAAAGAAACATGGAACTGGGAGTGCTCGTGCGGGGTGGACACCTGCCGGACGAGCTCCATAGGCACCTCGAAGCGCTCGTGGCGACTGAAACTGTGGAACGGATTTGA
- a CDS encoding very short patch repair endonuclease, with product MDTVDMRTRSRIMASVGQRDTGPEMRLRRALHRLGLRYRLHDRKLPGSPDLVFPRFRSVVFVHGCFWHVHKGCKLATEPASRKDFWREKFEANQKRDRKNYDSLLASGWRVLVVWECALKGKKDEELEKLGAHVRSWLLSKERFGELGYSDVVSVHNLEMSGDVEGGKPGKEKRDER from the coding sequence ATGGATACGGTGGACATGCGAACGAGATCACGAATCATGGCCAGTGTCGGGCAGCGCGACACGGGTCCCGAGATGCGTCTTCGCCGTGCTCTCCATCGACTGGGGCTACGATATCGACTACATGACCGAAAGCTGCCTGGATCGCCAGACCTCGTCTTTCCCCGGTTCAGATCAGTGGTGTTCGTGCACGGGTGTTTCTGGCATGTCCACAAGGGGTGCAAACTCGCTACCGAGCCAGCATCCAGAAAGGACTTCTGGCGCGAGAAATTCGAGGCGAACCAGAAGCGTGACAGAAAGAACTACGATTCCCTCCTGGCCAGCGGATGGAGAGTTTTGGTCGTTTGGGAATGTGCACTCAAAGGCAAGAAGGATGAGGAACTCGAGAAATTGGGTGCACACGTGCGGTCATGGCTATTGTCCAAAGAGAGATTCGGAGAACTCGGTTATTCGGATGTGGTGTCGGTTCATAACCTGGAGATGAGCGGCGACGTCGAAGGCGGCAAACCTGGAAAGGAAAAACGCGATGAGCGATAA
- a CDS encoding DUF2188 domain-containing protein has product MSKRKTYHVTPNTDGGWKVKEEKASRASSSHDTKAEAVDRAKELAKNQELGQVVIHKKDMTIQTEHTYGKDPYPPKG; this is encoded by the coding sequence ATGTCGAAGCGCAAGACTTACCATGTGACACCCAATACCGACGGCGGCTGGAAGGTCAAGGAAGAGAAGGCATCAAGAGCATCCAGCAGCCACGATACGAAGGCGGAGGCTGTGGATCGAGCCAAGGAACTTGCGAAAAACCAGGAGCTCGGGCAGGTGGTGATCCACAAGAAGGATATGACGATTCAGACCGAGCACACCTACGGAAAGGACCCATATCCGCCCAAGGGATAA
- a CDS encoding transposase encodes MPDTMLIEIYLFVCEQFKSGLWQHVQRFSNNMDPEFTDEEVMTIYLFGIIQKRRNVKEIYDYICDHFSSWFPHLPCYGGYIQRLNRISSAFPVLCEAAKENLPQANILREIGMLDSFPVIMASEKRSGKARVASFFANKGYCSSKKMYYYGVKVHVLGLRSPGTLPQPDRALVTPASEFDLNVLEGIASELHDIDLFVDKAYIDSQLSEQLCPQMVHIYAPFKKKKGQEILPLAQRAFSKAVSAIRQPLESLFSWIGEKTGIEIASKVRSFKGLLVHVFGRLAASFLLLSLNP; translated from the coding sequence ATGCCCGATACAATGCTAATTGAAATTTACCTCTTCGTTTGCGAACAGTTCAAGTCTGGCCTTTGGCAGCATGTCCAGAGGTTCAGCAATAACATGGACCCTGAGTTTACGGATGAGGAAGTGATGACGATCTACCTTTTTGGCATCATCCAGAAAAGGAGAAATGTAAAGGAGATCTATGACTACATCTGCGATCACTTCTCATCGTGGTTTCCCCACCTGCCATGCTATGGGGGATACATCCAGAGGCTCAACAGGATAAGCTCTGCTTTCCCTGTGCTCTGTGAGGCGGCTAAAGAGAACTTGCCTCAGGCAAACATCCTCAGAGAGATAGGCATGCTGGACTCCTTTCCCGTTATTATGGCTTCTGAGAAGAGGAGCGGCAAGGCGCGAGTGGCATCCTTTTTTGCCAATAAGGGCTACTGCTCCTCCAAGAAGATGTACTACTATGGAGTGAAGGTGCATGTTCTTGGGCTCAGATCTCCCGGCACCCTGCCACAGCCTGACCGAGCTCTGGTCACTCCGGCATCAGAGTTCGATCTAAACGTTCTGGAAGGCATCGCCTCAGAGTTACACGACATCGATCTGTTCGTAGACAAAGCCTATATCGATTCACAGCTTTCCGAGCAACTTTGCCCTCAAATGGTTCACATCTATGCTCCTTTTAAGAAGAAAAAGGGGCAAGAGATTCTACCCCTTGCTCAGAGGGCCTTCTCTAAGGCGGTCAGTGCAATCAGGCAACCTCTTGAGTCACTCTTCTCCTGGATTGGGGAGAAAACGGGTATCGAGATCGCTTCGAAAGTCCGCTCCTTCAAGGGGCTCTTGGTTCATGTTTTTGGAAGGCTTGCGGCAAGTTTTCTGCTGCTGAGCCTCAACCCTTAA
- the drmB gene encoding DUF1998 domain-containing protein produces the protein MSTYLVGQVRPSQLLWTYGPGALVDLPNLSVVTMGLDRWDVNQCLPVEEARLLAAVRRLLGPQVERLRVPPFVREEGASPMSAEGKIGVPVRPFPRWLRCVKCGLLAEYDSGLFDIKPYPYRPEQTHFVHSNCEKGKNADAVPARFLLACRNGHLDDFPWHWFVHGGPSECRGTLRFFERGASLQTENLWVKCDACDAARSLVHAFGREAQQNLPACRGRHPHLDTFDASCQESPRAVLLGATNSWFPVSLSVLAIPLERNQLSQLVLDGWEYFADVESADELKVVIKTLVKSGSLPGIERFDIGDVWRCVQERQEGKGDDTFVTEGDLKIPEWEVLTAPTPPTDWPQFMSRPEPPPAAYTGRIAGVLLLERLREVNALIGYTRVEAPEETTDPDERPPMAALSRARPDWIPACEVHGEGIFIRFDEEAVRSWEDIPSVKRRSERLEAGHRGWRNARGQDPEKGYPGIRYAMIHTFAHLLIRELALECGYNAASIRERIYASSDPDSPMAGVIIYTAAADSDGTLGGLVELGKSENLGRLIGQALERATICSSDPLCSEHNPSVDRSLHVASCHACTFVAETSCERGNRYLDRALLVNTFECRDASFFQGGGGGNE, from the coding sequence ATGAGTACCTATCTCGTGGGGCAAGTCCGCCCGAGTCAGTTGCTCTGGACATACGGTCCCGGAGCGCTGGTCGATCTTCCGAACCTGTCCGTCGTGACGATGGGCCTCGATCGCTGGGACGTCAATCAATGTCTGCCGGTGGAGGAGGCCAGGTTGCTCGCGGCCGTGCGCCGGCTGCTCGGCCCACAGGTCGAGCGTCTGCGTGTTCCCCCTTTCGTCCGTGAGGAAGGGGCAAGCCCCATGTCGGCGGAGGGCAAGATCGGCGTGCCGGTCAGGCCGTTCCCGCGATGGCTGCGCTGCGTGAAATGCGGATTGCTGGCGGAATACGATTCCGGCCTTTTCGACATCAAGCCGTATCCTTACAGGCCGGAACAGACTCATTTCGTGCATTCGAACTGCGAAAAAGGAAAAAACGCGGACGCGGTGCCGGCCCGCTTTCTGCTGGCATGCAGGAACGGACATCTCGACGATTTTCCATGGCACTGGTTCGTTCACGGTGGACCCTCCGAATGTAGAGGCACGCTGCGTTTCTTCGAGCGAGGGGCGTCGCTCCAGACGGAGAACCTCTGGGTGAAATGCGACGCGTGCGACGCCGCCCGATCCCTCGTTCACGCGTTCGGCAGAGAAGCCCAACAGAATCTTCCGGCCTGCAGGGGAAGGCACCCGCATCTCGACACTTTCGATGCATCGTGCCAGGAATCTCCACGAGCAGTATTGCTCGGGGCCACGAACAGTTGGTTCCCCGTCTCTCTTTCGGTATTGGCTATCCCCTTGGAACGGAATCAACTGAGCCAGCTCGTCCTCGACGGTTGGGAATATTTTGCGGACGTGGAGTCCGCAGACGAATTGAAAGTGGTGATCAAGACTCTGGTGAAGAGCGGGAGTCTGCCGGGAATCGAACGTTTCGACATCGGAGACGTATGGCGCTGCGTTCAGGAGCGGCAGGAAGGCAAGGGCGACGATACGTTCGTCACGGAGGGGGATCTCAAGATTCCCGAATGGGAGGTGCTGACAGCACCCACTCCTCCGACCGATTGGCCGCAATTCATGAGTCGACCGGAGCCCCCGCCCGCCGCGTACACGGGGAGGATCGCAGGTGTTCTGCTCTTGGAAAGATTGAGGGAAGTGAACGCATTGATCGGTTACACCCGAGTCGAGGCTCCGGAAGAGACCACCGATCCGGACGAGCGGCCCCCGATGGCGGCGTTGTCGCGTGCACGTCCCGATTGGATTCCCGCTTGCGAAGTGCATGGTGAGGGAATCTTCATTCGATTCGACGAGGAAGCCGTTCGAAGCTGGGAAGATATTCCTTCGGTCAAGCGTCGCAGCGAAAGACTGGAAGCGGGACACAGAGGGTGGAGAAACGCTCGTGGACAGGACCCCGAAAAGGGCTACCCCGGTATCCGCTACGCCATGATCCACACGTTCGCCCATCTCCTGATTCGGGAGTTGGCACTGGAGTGTGGATACAACGCGGCCAGCATCCGAGAGCGTATCTATGCGAGTTCGGACCCCGATTCACCCATGGCCGGAGTCATCATCTACACGGCTGCCGCCGATTCCGACGGAACCCTCGGTGGGTTGGTGGAACTGGGAAAGTCGGAGAACCTGGGACGCCTCATCGGCCAGGCTCTCGAACGTGCGACCATCTGTTCTTCCGATCCGCTTTGTTCCGAGCACAATCCCAGCGTCGATCGTTCCTTGCACGTGGCTTCCTGTCACGCCTGCACGTTCGTTGCAGAGACCTCGTGTGAACGGGGCAATCGTTATCTGGACAGGGCATTGCTCGTGAACACGTTCGAGTGCCGCGATGCCTCTTTCTTCCAAGGGGGAGGCGGCGGCAATGAATGA
- a CDS encoding DUF262 domain-containing HNH endonuclease family protein, giving the protein MKTPKHSLRKIVSFLNNPDEDGGFWLPNIQRPFVWSEDQICRLFDSILREYPISTLLIWKTKAEVRHRKFIDNYRSKLRLSDFYVPENGRKKCLVLDGQQRLQSLFIGLCGSYEGRELFLDILSGEVSAPDDVKFRFAFLDAGKAGFPWIRFKDLVFNTADPLTAAEDLIAKAGRGLSPDERRKISRHVGIVFKTFHSDDGISYQELDSTENAELYTEDDVVEVFIRANSGGTRLGKSDLLFSLLSSSWDRADEQMEDLLSDLNRHGFAFTRDFVLKSCLTLLNQGARYEVSKFRKPGVREEIETRWQDITKALKDVLDFVRGKTFIRCDKALPSYLVLIPLVYSRYHFPDNWKAAQGIDSYLLRALISGAFSGTPDQLIDDCVGKIRERNGFDLNHLFDAIRSKGRSLELTEDRFWQMGYGSDSIHLLFNLWYREFNYTPAYDNSLPQVDHIFPQSALRKIKAASPETGRLSIVKYKQDSRDQLANCMLLTQAENGAGGKSDTLPEVWFADKPESYLDMHLVPKDKDLWKIDRFEDFIEERKKLIRDKFSYLLAQKTQDNRIAQTGNDGPAPSIHR; this is encoded by the coding sequence ATGAAGACACCGAAACATTCCCTGCGGAAGATCGTCAGCTTCTTAAACAATCCTGACGAGGACGGCGGTTTCTGGCTGCCCAATATCCAGCGGCCGTTCGTCTGGAGCGAGGACCAGATCTGCCGTCTCTTCGACTCGATTCTGAGGGAATACCCCATCAGCACTCTGCTGATATGGAAGACCAAGGCTGAGGTCCGCCACAGAAAGTTCATCGACAACTACCGCAGCAAGCTCCGGTTGAGCGATTTTTACGTCCCCGAAAACGGCAGGAAGAAATGTCTGGTTCTGGACGGTCAGCAGAGACTTCAAAGCCTGTTCATCGGTCTGTGCGGCAGCTACGAAGGGCGGGAGCTTTTCCTCGACATTTTAAGCGGAGAGGTGTCCGCTCCGGACGACGTCAAGTTCAGGTTTGCCTTTCTCGACGCAGGCAAAGCCGGCTTTCCGTGGATCAGATTCAAAGACCTGGTCTTCAATACCGCCGATCCGCTTACCGCCGCGGAGGACCTGATCGCCAAAGCGGGCCGCGGACTCTCCCCTGATGAACGTCGCAAAATCAGCCGCCACGTCGGCATCGTATTCAAGACTTTTCATTCCGACGACGGGATTTCATACCAGGAGCTCGACAGCACCGAAAACGCCGAACTCTACACCGAAGACGACGTTGTGGAGGTCTTTATACGGGCTAATTCCGGCGGCACGCGGTTGGGCAAATCCGATCTGCTTTTTTCCTTGCTGAGCTCAAGCTGGGACCGCGCCGACGAACAGATGGAAGACCTCCTGTCGGACCTCAACCGCCACGGCTTCGCATTCACTCGTGATTTCGTTTTGAAATCATGCCTTACGCTGTTGAACCAAGGCGCACGCTATGAGGTCTCGAAGTTCCGCAAACCGGGCGTGCGGGAGGAAATCGAAACCAGGTGGCAGGACATCACGAAAGCGCTGAAAGACGTTCTGGACTTCGTCCGCGGGAAAACCTTCATCCGATGTGACAAAGCCTTGCCGTCCTATCTTGTCCTGATTCCGTTGGTCTATTCCCGCTATCATTTTCCGGATAACTGGAAGGCCGCGCAGGGGATAGACAGTTACCTGCTGCGTGCTCTAATCAGCGGCGCATTCAGCGGAACCCCGGACCAACTCATCGACGACTGCGTCGGAAAGATCAGGGAGCGGAACGGCTTCGATCTCAATCATCTGTTCGACGCCATCCGTTCGAAAGGACGAAGTCTCGAACTTACCGAGGATCGCTTCTGGCAGATGGGTTACGGTTCCGACTCGATCCATCTGCTTTTCAATCTGTGGTACCGTGAGTTCAATTACACACCTGCTTACGACAACAGCCTTCCGCAAGTCGACCACATCTTTCCGCAGAGCGCCCTGAGAAAGATCAAAGCCGCCAGCCCGGAAACGGGTCGGCTCAGCATCGTGAAATACAAACAGGATTCGCGCGACCAGTTGGCCAACTGCATGTTGTTGACCCAGGCGGAAAACGGTGCGGGCGGTAAATCCGATACCCTGCCCGAAGTCTGGTTCGCCGACAAGCCGGAAAGCTACCTCGACATGCACTTGGTACCGAAGGATAAGGACCTCTGGAAGATCGACCGCTTCGAAGACTTCATTGAAGAGCGCAAGAAGTTGATTAGAGATAAATTCTCGTATCTTCTTGCGCAGAAGACTCAGGATAATCGGATTGCACAAACGGGCAATGATGGACCCGCGCCATCTATTCATCGATGA
- a CDS encoding BbrUII/HgiDII family restriction enzyme: protein MSDNEHPYRMTIDLNVLDHLADGLYSSVAAVITETVANAWDADATEVRIDLDISGDRIEIVDNGIGMDLYAVNERYLRVGYRRRRDGDTTPGGRSVMGRKGIGKLSLFSIADLIEIKTQANGAEPAGLKIISSDLRRAMETGLSVYNPEPVAVSQGTFVNEHGTLILASSLKRNRLREMAPESLRRRLARRFSVIGSDGFRVFVNGVEVTATDREDLKFIEYLWTLGNTTVATTSCVNLKKTESLDGRDETWNPEWQIQGWIGTVDRPKRLATPEGNLNSIIVLARGRLVDEDVLARIVGAEVYTKYLTGQVEADFLDASESADIVTSNRQRVIEDDARVGALTVFLQKALRRIAETWSELRATDKTSELRGRYPRIGEWLDGLQEGWKTKAEKLLERIATMEVGKDDTDQEESQRTLLRHAVFGFERLRLRGDAEELERALSKGVDALLRLLADRDSLEASFYRDIVRNRLDIIKELQGLVDENHRERVLQKYLFDHLWLLDPAWERATGSEEMERRLRMHDPFRDDDRTKEEYGRVDIRYSTLAGKHVIVELKRASVRVGIYELAGQGAKYVDAMKEILPVEEKDRAQIEVVFVVGANPPDSSQRIEDAMNSVSPGSRILTYEILIGRARAAYASYLERARAADRIDGLFDQRDRSGNPEPSETAADGMDGDPPVAA, encoded by the coding sequence ATGAGCGATAACGAACATCCATATCGGATGACTATTGACCTCAACGTGCTCGACCATTTGGCGGACGGCCTATACAGTAGCGTCGCCGCCGTGATTACGGAGACCGTTGCGAATGCCTGGGATGCTGATGCGACCGAAGTTAGGATTGACCTCGATATCTCCGGAGACCGCATAGAAATCGTAGATAATGGAATCGGGATGGACCTATATGCCGTTAACGAACGCTATCTTCGAGTCGGCTATCGACGCCGGAGAGATGGCGATACAACTCCTGGTGGACGATCGGTAATGGGCCGGAAGGGCATCGGGAAGCTCTCGCTCTTTTCAATCGCTGACCTGATCGAAATAAAGACTCAAGCAAACGGTGCAGAGCCAGCCGGTCTGAAAATCATATCCAGTGATTTGAGAAGGGCAATGGAGACAGGCCTTAGTGTATACAATCCCGAACCGGTAGCGGTTTCCCAGGGAACGTTCGTTAACGAACATGGCACTCTCATTCTTGCATCTTCCTTGAAACGCAATCGTCTTCGCGAGATGGCACCGGAGTCGCTTAGACGCCGGTTGGCCCGCCGTTTTTCCGTCATTGGAAGTGATGGTTTCCGTGTATTCGTGAATGGAGTGGAGGTAACCGCAACCGATCGAGAGGATCTCAAATTCATCGAATATCTTTGGACACTTGGCAACACGACAGTAGCCACCACATCGTGCGTGAACCTGAAGAAAACGGAAAGTCTGGACGGCCGTGACGAAACATGGAATCCAGAATGGCAAATACAAGGGTGGATTGGCACTGTGGATCGTCCTAAACGCCTTGCCACGCCGGAAGGAAATCTAAATTCGATCATAGTCCTCGCTCGGGGACGGTTGGTGGACGAGGATGTGTTGGCGAGGATAGTAGGCGCAGAGGTCTATACAAAGTATTTGACCGGCCAGGTGGAAGCGGATTTTCTCGATGCATCCGAATCTGCCGACATCGTGACCAGCAACCGGCAAAGGGTCATCGAGGATGATGCTCGGGTCGGTGCTCTGACCGTTTTCCTCCAGAAGGCACTTCGCAGGATAGCCGAGACGTGGAGCGAACTCAGGGCGACGGACAAGACGAGTGAATTGCGTGGACGATATCCGCGTATCGGAGAATGGCTCGACGGTTTGCAGGAGGGCTGGAAAACGAAAGCGGAAAAGCTTCTCGAACGTATCGCTACCATGGAGGTCGGAAAGGACGATACAGACCAAGAGGAAAGCCAGAGGACACTTCTTCGTCACGCAGTTTTCGGCTTTGAGCGGCTTCGACTCCGTGGGGACGCCGAAGAACTTGAACGAGCGTTGTCGAAAGGCGTGGATGCCCTTCTACGACTGCTGGCCGACCGGGACTCTTTGGAGGCGTCGTTTTATCGAGATATCGTGCGCAATCGATTGGACATAATCAAGGAACTCCAGGGATTAGTCGACGAGAATCACCGGGAGCGCGTTCTGCAAAAGTATCTGTTCGATCACCTTTGGCTGCTTGACCCCGCGTGGGAACGCGCCACGGGCAGTGAGGAGATGGAGCGGAGATTGCGTATGCACGATCCATTCCGCGATGACGACAGGACTAAGGAGGAGTATGGTCGAGTCGACATTCGCTACAGCACCTTGGCTGGCAAGCACGTAATCGTGGAGTTGAAGAGAGCGTCGGTACGCGTCGGTATTTACGAACTCGCTGGGCAAGGAGCCAAATACGTGGACGCCATGAAGGAAATCTTGCCTGTGGAGGAAAAGGATAGAGCTCAAATTGAAGTCGTGTTCGTTGTCGGCGCGAACCCGCCCGATTCCTCTCAACGGATCGAAGATGCGATGAACAGTGTATCTCCCGGTTCGAGAATCTTGACTTACGAGATTTTGATCGGCAGGGCTCGGGCCGCATACGCCTCGTATCTCGAAAGGGCGAGAGCGGCAGATCGAATCGACGGGTTGTTCGACCAGAGGGACAGGAGTGGTAATCCAGAACCATCGGAAACTGCGGCAGATGGAATGGACGGTGATCCGCCTGTGGCAGCATGA